Proteins encoded together in one Bacteroides zoogleoformans window:
- a CDS encoding Wzz/FepE/Etk N-terminal domain-containing protein — translation MNEEQLNKSAQPQEEEIDLMELALKVWAERKWVLKCCGFAVIVGLIIAFSIPKEYTVTATIAPEMSDKKAGGGLSSLAAMAGINFSTSTGVDAIYPDLYPDIVRSTPFITALFDVPVKNLDGKVDTTLYCYLDEYQRAPWWSIITTAPFKLIGWTVSLFKDKEKAEEGRFDPFQLTKDETGIATALSDRIGVSVDKKTGVTSLSVTMQDARIAACMTDTVLRRLQEYVTEYRTTKARKDFEFQQQLFNRKKKEYEEAQENYAKFSDTNKNIILQSYRAEQVRLENEMNLAYQVYTSVAQQLQMAEAKVQEITPVYTVVEPATIPIKAAKPNKLMILLGVVFLTAAGCIGWILFGRNFIAGMKEKF, via the coding sequence ATGAATGAAGAACAGCTGAATAAATCCGCCCAACCTCAGGAGGAGGAGATTGACTTGATGGAATTGGCTCTTAAAGTCTGGGCAGAACGTAAGTGGGTGCTGAAATGTTGCGGATTTGCCGTTATTGTCGGTTTGATAATAGCTTTCAGTATTCCTAAGGAATATACGGTTACTGCTACTATTGCTCCTGAAATGTCCGATAAGAAAGCTGGAGGAGGACTTTCTTCTTTGGCCGCTATGGCGGGCATTAACTTTTCAACGTCCACCGGCGTTGATGCCATTTATCCGGATTTGTACCCGGACATAGTAAGGTCAACTCCTTTTATCACGGCTCTTTTCGATGTCCCGGTGAAAAACTTGGACGGAAAGGTTGACACCACGCTCTATTGTTATTTGGATGAGTATCAGCGTGCTCCTTGGTGGAGTATCATAACAACCGCCCCTTTCAAACTTATAGGTTGGACTGTCTCTTTATTTAAAGATAAAGAAAAGGCAGAAGAGGGACGTTTTGACCCTTTCCAACTGACAAAGGACGAGACCGGAATAGCCACGGCTTTAAGTGACCGTATCGGGGTTTCTGTCGACAAGAAGACCGGGGTCACTTCGCTTTCTGTCACGATGCAAGATGCACGTATTGCCGCCTGTATGACCGATACGGTGCTTCGCCGCCTTCAGGAATACGTCACTGAATACCGTACGACCAAGGCCCGTAAAGACTTTGAGTTTCAGCAGCAACTGTTTAATCGTAAGAAGAAAGAATATGAAGAAGCCCAGGAAAACTATGCCAAGTTCTCGGATACTAACAAAAATATTATTCTTCAAAGCTATCGTGCCGAACAAGTGCGTTTGGAGAATGAGATGAATCTTGCTTATCAGGTTTATACCAGTGTTGCCCAGCAATTGCAGATGGCAGAAGCTAAAGTGCAGGAGATTACGCCGGTCTATACAGTGGTGGAACCTGCTACTATCCCAATTAAAGCAGCCAAACCCAATAAGCTGATGATATTGTTAGGAGTAGTATTTCTTACCGCGGCAGGATGTATCGGTTGGATATTGTTTGGACGGAATTTTATTGCCGGCATGAAAGAGAAATTCTGA
- a CDS encoding nucleotide exchange factor GrpE, with protein sequence MDPKEKENNFEEELKTRPEPNERAEETSEKEELQEEETTPLTEEERLAQELEKANEQIKEQKDKFLRLSAEFDNYRKRTMKEKAELILNGSEKSIISILPVVDDFERALKNMETATDVAAVREGVELIYNKFMSVLEKNGVKIIETQEQALDTDYHEAIAVIPAPEKALKGKILDCVQTGYLLNDKVIRHAKVVVGE encoded by the coding sequence ATGGATCCTAAAGAAAAAGAAAACAACTTTGAAGAAGAACTGAAGACTCGACCAGAGCCAAACGAACGTGCTGAAGAAACCTCTGAAAAAGAGGAACTGCAAGAAGAGGAAACTACCCCTTTGACGGAAGAAGAAAGATTGGCGCAAGAGTTAGAAAAGGCCAATGAACAGATAAAAGAGCAGAAAGACAAGTTCCTGCGCCTATCTGCCGAGTTTGATAATTACCGCAAACGCACCATGAAGGAAAAAGCAGAGCTTATTCTGAACGGAAGCGAAAAAAGCATCATCAGCATTCTTCCGGTCGTGGATGACTTTGAACGAGCTCTCAAAAATATGGAGACAGCCACCGATGTAGCGGCCGTGAGGGAAGGCGTGGAGCTCATCTACAATAAGTTCATGTCCGTATTGGAAAAGAACGGAGTAAAGATTATCGAAACCCAAGAACAAGCGCTCGATACAGACTACCACGAAGCCATTGCTGTTATTCCGGCACCCGAGAAAGCCTTGAAAGGCAAAATCTTGGATTGTGTGCAAACAGGGTATCTTTTGAATGACAAAGTGATTCGCCATGCGAAAGTAGTCGTTGGAGAATAA
- a CDS encoding ABC-F family ATP-binding cassette domain-containing protein, producing MITVSNVSVQFGKRVLFNDVNLKFTSGNCYGVIGANGAGKSTFLKTISGELEPTTGSIMLAPGERLSVLSQDHFKWDAFTVMDTVMMGHSILWDIMKQREVLYAKEEFTDEDGLKVSELEEKFAELDGWNAESDAAALLSGLGIKEDKHYLLMGELNNKEKVRVMLAQALYGNPDNLLLDEPTNDLDMETVTWLEEYLSNFEHTVLVVSHDRHFLDSVCTHTVDIDYGKINLFAGNYSFWYESSQLALRQQQNQKAKAEEKKKELEEFIRRFSANVAKSKQTTSRKKMLEKLNVEEIKPSSRKYPGIIFTPEREPGNQILEVAGLTKSLDDGTVLFRDVNFNVEKGDKIVFLSHDPRAMTALFEIINGNMKPDAGTFNWGVTITTAYLPLDNTAFFNTDLNLVDWLSQFGEGNEVYMKSFLGRMLFSGEEVLKKASVLSGGEKMRCMIARMQLRNANCLILDTPTNHLDLESIQAFNNNLKIYKGNILFSSHDHEFIQTVANRIVELTPNGIIDKMMEYDEYIASDHIKELRRRMYGE from the coding sequence ATGATAACAGTCTCTAATGTTTCAGTTCAGTTTGGTAAAAGAGTGTTGTTTAATGATGTAAATTTAAAATTTACAAGTGGTAACTGTTATGGCGTTATTGGCGCCAATGGTGCCGGGAAGTCTACTTTTCTGAAAACCATTTCCGGAGAGTTGGAGCCAACGACCGGTTCTATAATGTTAGCTCCGGGTGAGCGTCTTTCCGTTTTAAGCCAGGATCACTTTAAATGGGATGCGTTTACGGTAATGGATACTGTAATGATGGGGCATAGCATATTGTGGGATATCATGAAGCAGCGCGAAGTGCTCTATGCCAAAGAAGAATTTACGGATGAAGACGGATTGAAAGTCTCCGAACTGGAAGAGAAGTTTGCCGAATTGGACGGATGGAATGCCGAAAGCGATGCGGCCGCCTTATTAAGTGGTTTGGGTATCAAAGAGGATAAGCATTATCTGCTGATGGGCGAATTGAATAATAAAGAAAAGGTGCGCGTGATGTTGGCACAGGCTCTTTACGGCAATCCGGACAATTTGTTGCTGGACGAGCCTACCAACGACTTGGATATGGAAACCGTAACCTGGTTGGAAGAATATCTCTCGAACTTCGAGCATACTGTCTTGGTAGTGAGCCACGACCGACATTTTCTTGATTCTGTATGCACCCATACGGTTGATATTGATTATGGAAAAATCAACCTGTTTGCCGGTAACTATAGTTTCTGGTATGAATCCAGCCAGTTGGCTCTTCGTCAGCAGCAAAACCAGAAAGCCAAGGCTGAAGAGAAGAAAAAAGAGCTTGAAGAGTTTATCCGCCGTTTCAGCGCGAATGTGGCGAAGAGTAAGCAGACCACCAGCCGCAAGAAGATGCTGGAGAAACTCAATGTGGAGGAAATAAAACCATCTTCCCGTAAATATCCGGGTATCATCTTTACGCCGGAGCGCGAACCCGGCAATCAAATTCTGGAAGTTGCCGGTCTGACTAAATCGTTGGACGATGGTACGGTGCTGTTTCGCGATGTTAATTTCAATGTAGAGAAAGGGGATAAGATTGTTTTTCTTTCGCACGATCCACGTGCCATGACCGCTCTGTTTGAGATTATCAACGGTAATATGAAGCCGGATGCCGGTACATTCAATTGGGGTGTTACTATTACCACTGCCTACTTGCCATTGGATAATACCGCTTTCTTCAATACGGATTTGAATCTGGTGGATTGGTTGAGCCAGTTTGGCGAAGGCAATGAGGTTTACATGAAGAGCTTCCTTGGCCGTATGCTTTTCTCTGGTGAAGAGGTGCTGAAAAAGGCAAGCGTATTGTCGGGAGGCGAGAAAATGCGTTGCATGATTGCGCGCATGCAGCTTCGCAATGCCAACTGTTTGATTCTGGATACGCCGACCAACCACCTTGATTTGGAGTCCATTCAAGCTTTCAATAACAACCTGAAAATATATAAAGGCAATATCCTATTTTCTTCTCATGACCACGAATTTATTCAAACCGTAGCCAACCGTATCGTTGAGTTGACGCCGAATGGTATCATAGATAAAATGATGGAGTATGACGAGTACATCGCTTCGGATCACATTAAGGAGTTGAGACGACGGATGTATGGAGAGTAA
- a CDS encoding leucine-rich repeat protein: MKLKGILFMIAGLTLMSNTSAQKAEKYYVAKPGTLVELMTEAEANEITRLTLQGKLNAIDFRHLRDKFKNLRYLDISNASISMYAGKNGTYPDHFYIYPANCIPAYAFCKKINDSTFIGKESLTSIILSDKIKNIEDAAFKGCNNLKICQMRKKTAPNLLPEALADSVTAVFVPLGCSDAYRTKKKWETFAFIEGEPMTAYVQIGQMESLASELVSSGIQPKDVNFLTIEGKLDEADFILIRNYMPNLVSIDLTRSNATAIPDYTFTQKKYLLNILLPHGLKSIGQRAFSGCGRLCGTIELPPTVTAIEYGAFMGCNNLRYVLATGNKISTLGDNLFGEGKSKLIYK, from the coding sequence ATGAAACTGAAAGGAATATTGTTCATGATTGCCGGACTGACGCTTATGTCCAATACTTCGGCACAAAAAGCCGAGAAATACTACGTTGCCAAACCGGGCACACTGGTAGAATTGATGACTGAGGCTGAAGCCAACGAAATCACCCGACTGACCTTGCAAGGCAAACTGAATGCCATCGACTTCCGACATCTGAGAGATAAATTCAAAAACCTCAGGTATTTGGACATATCCAACGCTTCCATCAGTATGTATGCAGGTAAAAACGGCACTTATCCCGATCATTTTTATATCTATCCCGCCAATTGCATCCCGGCCTATGCCTTCTGCAAAAAAATCAACGACAGCACTTTCATCGGCAAGGAATCTCTGACAAGCATCATCCTCTCAGACAAAATCAAAAACATCGAGGATGCAGCTTTCAAAGGGTGCAACAACCTCAAGATATGCCAAATGAGAAAGAAAACGGCTCCCAACCTGCTACCGGAAGCGTTGGCCGACAGCGTGACCGCCGTATTTGTCCCATTGGGATGCAGCGACGCCTACCGCACCAAGAAGAAATGGGAGACATTTGCCTTTATCGAAGGAGAACCCATGACGGCGTACGTGCAAATAGGCCAAATGGAAAGCCTTGCGAGCGAATTGGTAAGTTCCGGCATACAGCCCAAAGACGTGAATTTCCTAACCATCGAAGGCAAGTTGGATGAAGCGGACTTTATCCTGATACGCAACTATATGCCCAATCTGGTTTCCATCGACCTCACCCGAAGCAATGCCACCGCTATTCCCGACTACACATTCACCCAAAAGAAGTATCTATTGAACATCTTGCTTCCTCACGGCCTCAAAAGCATCGGGCAACGCGCATTCAGCGGCTGCGGACGTCTATGCGGAACAATCGAACTGCCCCCCACCGTAACCGCCATCGAATATGGCGCCTTTATGGGATGCAACAACCTACGCTACGTATTAGCCACCGGAAACAAGATATCCACGCTGGGCGATAACCTCTTCGGAGAAGGAAAAAGCAAATTGATTTATAAATGA
- a CDS encoding CPBP family intramembrane glutamic endopeptidase, giving the protein MEVEEKVETPVTKSKRIRRTVIDIVCFFVLLVFIGSVVFLLSSFLNRLIPPQIAMNSTLLLIVEETLTLGCVFLASWIVLHYSRKPLSVLGLSLRGRWKDWLAGMLFAITLYAVGFGASLSLGAVAVSGASFHFPSLSISLLYFLLVGITEELMMRGFVLGRMLDGGVNKFTALFVSSVLFSLLHLFNPNFEFLPFLNILLAGILLGASYIYTRNLCFPIALHWFWNWIQGPVLGYEVSGNKVQDSFLVLSLSGPNLINGGNFGFEGSLLCTILMIAGSALIIRYYSRK; this is encoded by the coding sequence ATGGAAGTAGAAGAAAAGGTTGAAACGCCTGTAACGAAGAGCAAGCGTATCAGGAGGACGGTAATCGATATTGTCTGTTTTTTTGTGTTATTGGTTTTTATAGGCTCTGTTGTCTTCTTGCTTTCATCCTTTCTGAACAGACTGATTCCGCCGCAGATAGCGATGAATAGCACCCTTCTGCTTATTGTAGAAGAAACGCTGACATTGGGTTGTGTGTTTCTGGCATCATGGATTGTGTTGCACTACAGCAGGAAGCCTCTTTCCGTATTAGGCTTGTCTTTGAGAGGACGTTGGAAAGATTGGCTTGCCGGCATGCTCTTTGCCATCACATTGTATGCAGTGGGTTTCGGGGCTTCGCTTAGCTTGGGTGCAGTGGCAGTCAGTGGAGCATCTTTTCATTTTCCTTCTTTATCGATAAGCCTTTTATATTTCCTTTTGGTGGGCATCACGGAAGAATTGATGATGCGCGGCTTTGTGCTGGGGCGCATGCTGGATGGCGGGGTGAATAAGTTTACGGCACTGTTTGTCTCTTCTGTGCTGTTCTCGTTATTGCATTTGTTCAATCCTAATTTCGAGTTCCTTCCGTTTCTCAATATCCTGTTGGCCGGAATCCTTTTGGGAGCTTCTTATATATATACGCGCAATCTCTGTTTCCCTATTGCTTTGCATTGGTTTTGGAATTGGATACAAGGGCCGGTATTGGGTTATGAGGTCAGTGGAAACAAGGTTCAAGACAGCTTTCTTGTGCTCAGCCTTTCCGGGCCGAACCTTATAAACGGAGGGAACTTCGGGTTTGAAGGCTCCCTCCTTTGCACCATCCTGATGATAGCAGGTTCGGCGCTTATTATCAGGTATTATAGCCGAAAGTGA
- a CDS encoding Tex family protein — protein sequence MSQNYHRMIAAALGISERQTERTLELLNDGATIPFISRYRKEVTGGLDEVRIEAIRTQYEKLNETAKRKETILNTIQEQGKLTPELKARIEETWDNTALEDIYLPYKPRRKTRAEAARQRGLEPLATLLMLQRELHPERQAARYVKEDVKDVEEALKGARDIIAEQVSEDEQARNSVRSSFARHGILTAKVVKGKEEEAAKYRDYFDCSESLKRCSSHRLLAIRRAEAEGLLKVSISPDDEECLERLKRRFVRSNNACGQQVAEAVQDAYKRLLKPSIETEFATLSKERADEEAIKVFAENLRQLLLASPLGQKRVMGIDPGFRTGCKVVCLDAQGNLLHNENIYPHPPVNKPQEAFAKIEKMLEAYKIEAVAIGNGTAGRETENFLKSKVFHQEIRIFVVSEQGASIYSASKIARDEFPEYDVTVRGAVSIGRRLMDPLAELVKIDPKSIGVGQYQHDVDQTKLKKSLNQTVENCVNLVGVNLNTASSHLLTYISGLGPQLAQNIVDYRAEHGAFVSRKELMKVTRMGTKAFEQCAGFLRIPEARNPLDNTAVHPESYCIVEQMAKDLGCSVAELIADKELRTKINPERYLSSTVGMLTLKDILQELEKPGRDPRKPIEVFEFDKHVHTIDDLWESMELPGIVNNITNFGAFVDIGIKENGLIHLSQLADRFISDPNEVVSIHQTLRVKVLAIDMERKRIQLTLKGVQQQ from the coding sequence ATGTCACAAAATTATCATCGCATGATAGCTGCTGCGCTCGGCATATCAGAAAGACAAACAGAGCGAACTTTGGAGTTGCTGAATGACGGAGCAACGATTCCTTTCATCAGCCGCTACCGCAAAGAGGTGACGGGAGGTTTGGACGAAGTACGGATTGAGGCCATCCGGACACAATATGAGAAGCTGAACGAAACAGCCAAACGCAAGGAAACCATCCTCAACACCATTCAGGAACAAGGGAAACTGACTCCGGAGCTCAAAGCACGCATTGAAGAGACTTGGGACAACACCGCTTTGGAAGATATCTACCTTCCCTATAAGCCCAGACGGAAGACACGTGCCGAAGCTGCCCGCCAAAGAGGACTGGAACCGCTTGCCACTTTACTGATGCTACAACGCGAACTCCATCCTGAAAGACAGGCCGCCCGATATGTAAAGGAAGACGTCAAGGATGTGGAAGAAGCATTAAAAGGGGCCAGAGATATTATAGCCGAGCAGGTGAGTGAAGACGAGCAGGCCAGGAACAGCGTGCGCAGTTCCTTTGCCCGTCATGGCATACTGACCGCCAAGGTGGTGAAAGGCAAAGAAGAGGAAGCGGCCAAATATCGGGATTACTTCGACTGCTCCGAATCACTGAAGCGATGCAGTTCGCATCGCTTACTGGCCATACGCCGTGCCGAAGCGGAAGGGTTGCTGAAAGTAAGCATCAGTCCGGATGACGAAGAATGCCTGGAACGCCTGAAACGCCGGTTCGTACGAAGCAACAACGCCTGCGGACAGCAAGTGGCAGAAGCCGTACAAGATGCCTACAAACGCCTGTTGAAACCTTCCATTGAAACAGAGTTTGCCACGCTAAGCAAAGAACGTGCCGACGAAGAGGCCATCAAGGTATTCGCAGAAAACCTCCGCCAACTGTTGTTAGCCTCTCCATTAGGACAGAAACGCGTGATGGGCATAGACCCGGGATTCCGCACCGGTTGTAAAGTAGTATGTCTGGATGCACAGGGAAATCTGCTTCACAACGAAAATATCTACCCGCATCCACCTGTCAACAAGCCTCAAGAAGCATTTGCCAAAATAGAGAAAATGCTGGAAGCCTATAAAATAGAGGCCGTTGCCATTGGAAACGGAACCGCCGGTCGGGAAACGGAGAATTTCCTGAAAAGTAAAGTTTTCCATCAGGAAATCCGGATTTTCGTTGTCAGTGAACAAGGTGCGTCCATCTACTCAGCCTCTAAGATTGCCCGCGATGAATTCCCCGAATATGACGTCACCGTGCGAGGTGCCGTATCCATAGGAAGACGCCTGATGGACCCGTTGGCCGAACTGGTGAAGATTGACCCTAAATCCATCGGCGTGGGGCAGTATCAACATGATGTAGACCAAACCAAACTGAAAAAGTCGCTGAACCAAACCGTGGAGAACTGCGTAAATCTGGTGGGCGTCAACCTAAATACGGCAAGCAGTCACCTGCTGACTTACATATCGGGATTAGGGCCGCAACTGGCGCAAAACATCGTGGACTATCGTGCGGAGCATGGCGCATTCGTCTCGCGCAAAGAATTGATGAAAGTTACGCGAATGGGGACTAAGGCCTTTGAACAGTGCGCCGGCTTCTTGCGCATTCCTGAGGCCAGGAATCCGTTGGACAACACAGCCGTACATCCAGAAAGCTATTGCATCGTAGAGCAGATGGCCAAAGACTTGGGATGCAGTGTGGCCGAACTGATAGCCGACAAGGAACTGCGAACGAAAATCAATCCGGAACGTTATCTCTCGTCTACCGTCGGCATGCTGACGTTGAAGGACATCCTGCAAGAATTAGAGAAACCCGGACGCGACCCGCGCAAACCGATAGAAGTATTCGAATTTGACAAACACGTGCATACCATCGACGATTTGTGGGAAAGCATGGAACTGCCCGGCATCGTAAACAATATCACAAACTTCGGCGCATTCGTCGATATAGGCATCAAGGAAAACGGCCTGATACATTTGTCACAGCTCGCCGATAGATTTATATCAGACCCCAACGAAGTGGTCTCCATCCACCAGACCCTGCGCGTAAAAGTTCTCGCCATAGATATGGAACGGAAACGGATACAACTGACATTGAAAGGAGTGCAGCAGCAATAA
- a CDS encoding alpha-amylase family glycosyl hydrolase: MLILKNCFFSHLLLVTFCCGLSFSLQACSDDKAEDMPTVIGNSTSSGVALGSEYIFTSVAGTQSLSFYASRDWTIQSGADWCKLSATSGKAGNADVNIQVTENTGAGDRNTVITIIAGETGNTAKKEIRIVQKKTDAPVVEWSDVVASPDSWDNQKRADISYQLLVYSFADSNGDKYGDINGVISKLDYINSLGVKAIWLSPIHPSPSYHGYDVTDYTKVNPKFGAEADFDRLVKMAKDKGIKIYLDYVLNHTSVEHPWFQTAKTSTDNAYRDYYTFSQDPAADIKAGKIDMIAGEGAGGYNAGEWFPTTTSSDAVKACYKFRLDWSNAFKPTVTVTKAETADKDNPDQSTTGAKYLYFGEGVIKKFYDKGNGIYELTVDFVSPWGFLIRTSATEWGNYKYGASSAGTKVKFGEALALKQQGEDILLESMNLWYYHSHFYTGSFADLNYGKVANLKNSPAFKEVVAAAKGWIDRGVEGFRLDAVKHIYHNAKGTENPDFLKTFYDELNNYYKQKGNADELYMVGEVLSGAAEVASYYKGLPALFEFDFWYRLEWAINNGTGCYFAKDIMGYQELYKKYRSNYIEATKLSNHDEDRTASKLSRSVDKEKLAAAVLLTGPGEPYIYYGEELGLYGTKNNGDEYVRGPMLWGNNTQTSYTDKIDKSVASNIQSVAEQQKDENSLLNVYVRFTKLRNTYPALAEGTMSKHTVYNESNSTAGKSIAAWYMAKGSEKMLVVHNFGSSAVEITLSDKIEKAVGLNGDVQQKAAESGTQVKMGAYSSVVFRIAQ; the protein is encoded by the coding sequence ATGCTGATTCTAAAGAACTGTTTTTTTTCGCATCTCTTGCTGGTGACATTCTGTTGCGGCCTGTCCTTCTCGTTGCAGGCTTGCAGTGACGACAAGGCTGAAGATATGCCGACGGTCATCGGTAACAGTACATCTTCCGGCGTGGCGCTTGGCAGTGAGTATATTTTTACATCTGTTGCGGGGACACAATCTTTGAGCTTTTATGCAAGCCGGGATTGGACCATTCAAAGTGGTGCCGATTGGTGTAAGTTGTCGGCAACAAGCGGAAAAGCCGGGAATGCCGACGTAAATATTCAAGTCACGGAAAATACCGGGGCAGGCGACCGCAATACAGTTATTACAATAATTGCCGGTGAAACGGGAAATACGGCAAAGAAGGAGATACGCATCGTCCAAAAGAAAACGGATGCCCCGGTTGTAGAATGGAGTGATGTTGTGGCTTCTCCCGATAGTTGGGATAATCAAAAGCGTGCCGATATATCTTACCAGCTATTGGTTTACTCGTTTGCCGACAGCAACGGGGATAAATATGGTGACATCAACGGTGTGATTTCTAAGTTGGATTATATCAACTCTTTAGGCGTGAAAGCCATCTGGCTTTCTCCCATCCATCCTTCGCCTTCTTATCATGGGTATGACGTGACGGATTATACCAAAGTTAATCCGAAGTTTGGTGCCGAAGCCGACTTTGACCGTTTGGTCAAGATGGCAAAAGATAAGGGCATCAAGATTTATCTGGACTATGTGCTGAATCATACCAGCGTGGAACATCCTTGGTTTCAGACGGCAAAAACCTCCACAGACAACGCTTATCGCGACTATTATACTTTCTCACAAGATCCGGCAGCCGATATCAAGGCCGGAAAGATCGACATGATTGCCGGCGAAGGTGCAGGAGGGTATAATGCGGGCGAATGGTTCCCGACAACCACTTCATCGGATGCAGTCAAGGCATGCTATAAGTTTAGATTGGATTGGTCGAATGCTTTCAAACCGACAGTCACCGTTACTAAAGCCGAAACGGCCGATAAAGATAATCCCGACCAAAGCACAACGGGAGCCAAATATCTTTATTTTGGCGAGGGGGTTATTAAGAAGTTCTACGATAAAGGCAATGGCATCTATGAGTTGACGGTAGATTTCGTGTCTCCTTGGGGATTTTTGATTCGTACCAGCGCTACGGAGTGGGGAAATTACAAATATGGAGCATCGTCTGCCGGCACTAAAGTGAAATTCGGCGAAGCCCTCGCTTTAAAGCAACAAGGAGAAGACATTTTACTGGAATCAATGAATTTGTGGTATTATCATTCTCATTTCTATACCGGTTCGTTTGCCGACCTCAATTATGGGAAAGTCGCCAACTTGAAGAATTCACCGGCTTTCAAGGAGGTGGTTGCAGCAGCCAAGGGCTGGATAGACCGCGGGGTAGAAGGTTTCCGATTGGATGCGGTGAAACATATCTATCACAATGCCAAGGGTACGGAGAATCCTGATTTCCTTAAAACATTCTACGACGAACTGAACAACTATTATAAACAAAAAGGCAATGCGGACGAGCTGTATATGGTGGGCGAGGTGCTTTCCGGTGCCGCTGAGGTAGCTTCTTATTACAAGGGCCTTCCGGCCTTGTTCGAATTTGACTTCTGGTATCGTCTGGAATGGGCCATCAATAATGGTACAGGTTGTTACTTTGCCAAAGATATTATGGGTTATCAGGAGCTTTATAAAAAATATCGCTCAAACTATATTGAAGCCACCAAACTGTCCAATCACGACGAAGACCGCACGGCTTCCAAGCTGAGTAGGTCTGTCGACAAAGAAAAACTTGCGGCTGCCGTCCTGCTCACCGGTCCCGGCGAACCATACATTTACTATGGTGAGGAGTTGGGACTTTACGGCACGAAAAACAATGGAGACGAGTATGTGCGCGGGCCGATGTTGTGGGGTAACAATACGCAGACTTCATATACAGACAAGATAGACAAGAGCGTGGCCTCCAACATTCAATCGGTTGCCGAACAGCAGAAAGACGAGAACTCCCTGCTCAATGTATATGTTCGTTTTACCAAGCTACGCAATACTTATCCGGCCTTGGCGGAAGGCACCATGTCGAAGCATACGGTTTACAATGAGAGCAACTCAACTGCCGGTAAGAGCATTGCCGCGTGGTATATGGCGAAAGGCAGTGAGAAGATGCTGGTTGTACATAACTTCGGCTCAAGTGCTGTGGAGATTACGTTGTCCGACAAGATAGAAAAAGCGGTCGGCTTGAATGGTGATGTACAGCAGAAAGCGGCAGAGAGCGGCACGCAGGTCAAGATGGGCGCTTATAGCTCCGTAGTATTCAGAATAGCACAATAA
- a CDS encoding GNAT family N-acetyltransferase, which produces MPLKLTTYYRGSKIPELPNTNTFHSTGLFRIYEATPGYTPVLIVASEDDKPIAKLLAVIRKSVRLFPPGIIKKCEVYGTGDYFDDNADKETIFSDMLQRLTDEALREAFLIEFRNLENALFGYKSFRENGYFAVNWLRVRNSLHSIEKVEERFSPSRIRQIKKGLQNGAQVRETQTMEETLHFAHMLRHIYSSKIRRHFPSIRFFEHLESRLEEKRSKIFIVTYKNKIIGGSACIYSGDNAYLWFSGGMRNTYALQYPGVLAVWKALDDAKQRGYRHLEFMDVGLPFRRHGYRDFVLRFGGKQSSTRRWFRFRWNWLNRILMKIYE; this is translated from the coding sequence ATGCCTTTGAAACTGACAACATATTATCGTGGAAGCAAGATTCCGGAACTACCGAATACCAATACCTTCCATTCTACGGGGCTGTTTCGAATCTACGAAGCAACTCCGGGATATACGCCTGTGCTCATCGTGGCCTCCGAAGACGACAAACCCATTGCCAAACTGCTGGCAGTGATACGGAAAAGTGTACGTTTGTTTCCGCCCGGCATCATTAAAAAGTGCGAAGTATATGGCACAGGAGATTATTTTGACGACAATGCAGATAAAGAGACCATTTTCAGCGACATGCTGCAACGGCTCACCGACGAAGCGTTGCGCGAAGCTTTCCTCATCGAGTTCCGTAATCTGGAGAATGCACTCTTCGGATACAAATCTTTCCGTGAGAATGGTTATTTTGCCGTCAATTGGTTACGGGTGCGCAATTCGCTGCACAGTATTGAAAAGGTAGAGGAGCGATTCAGTCCGTCGCGCATCCGACAGATTAAAAAAGGATTGCAAAACGGAGCTCAAGTACGAGAGACACAAACCATGGAGGAGACACTCCACTTTGCCCACATGCTGCGCCACATCTATTCTTCCAAGATACGCCGACACTTCCCCAGCATCCGGTTCTTCGAGCATCTTGAAAGCCGATTGGAAGAAAAACGAAGCAAAATCTTCATTGTCACCTATAAAAATAAGATTATCGGCGGCAGTGCCTGCATCTACTCTGGCGACAATGCCTACCTCTGGTTCTCGGGCGGAATGCGCAATACCTATGCCCTGCAATATCCGGGCGTTCTGGCCGTATGGAAAGCGCTGGACGATGCCAAGCAACGCGGATACCGCCATCTGGAATTCATGGATGTAGGTTTACCGTTCCGCAGACACGGATACCGCGACTTTGTCCTTCGATTCGGAGGAAAACAAAGCAGCACCCGGCGCTGGTTCCGTTTTCGCTGGAACTGGCTGAACCGGATACTTATGAAGATTTATGAATGA